The Phycisphaerae bacterium genomic sequence GGCCCAGTTCGATGGCCATCTGGCGGCGGATCATGCTGATTCGGTCCAGCAGGTCGCCACCCTGGGACTTGTCGACGAGGCGGATCAGGCCGTAGCCGACTTCCAGCTCCATCGGATCGACGTTCAGGAGCGTCTCGACGGGCTCCTGTCTGGTCTCCGGTTTGGCCTTGGCGACGGCTGCGGCCTGGCGGGCGACTTCCACCTTCTTGGTTCGGGCCAGCAGCCAGGCCAACCCGGCGCAGGAGCCGCCAAGCATGAGCAGCGGGAGTTTGGGCAGCGGGGTGAGGGCGAGCATGCCGAGGAAACCGGCGGCGATGGCCAAGGCCACCGGCTTGGCGGTCAACTGGCCGAGCAGGTCCTCACCAAGGCTGCTGGTGGCGGTCGAACGGGTAACGATCAGGCCGGCGGCGATGGAGATGATGAACGCGGGAATCTGGGTGACCAGGCCGTCGCCGATGGTCAGCTTGGTGAAGGTCTCCATGCACTGGCGGACGTCCCATCCGTACTCGACCATGCCCACGTAGAGGCCGCCGAGAATGTTGACCAGAGTGATGATGATGCCCGCGACGGCGTCGCCGCGGACGAATTTGGAGGCACCGTCCATGGCCCCGTAGAAGTCGGCTTCGCGGGTAATCGCCTCGCGGCGGCGTCTGGCCTCGGGCTCGTCGATCAGGCCGGCGTTCAGGTCGGCGTCGATCGCCATCTGCTTGCCGGGCATGCCGTCCAAGGTAAACCGGGCGGCGACCTCGCTGATGCGGGTGGCGCCTTTAGTGATCACCACGAACTGGATCACGACGAGGATGATGAAGATGATCAATCCAACCGCCAGCGAGCCGCCGGCGACGAAGTTGCCGAAGGCCTGGATCACGTGGCCGGCGGCCGCGGTGGCCTCAGCGGCGCTGCCCGACCGTTCGCCGGCGGTGAGGATCAACCGCGTGCTGGCGGTATTGAGCACCAGGCGAAACAGGGTCATGGCCAGCAGCAGCGAAGGGAACGATGAGAACTCCAGAGGGTGCACGACGTAGATCGTAGTCAACAGGATGACCGCGCCCACCGTGATGTTGGTCGAAAGCAGCACGTCCATCAGGGCCGGAGGAAGTGGGATCAGGATGACCAGCACCAGCGACGTCGCGCCCAGCGGCAGCAGCAGACCGCGGTGCCGGTGCAGCACTCCGATCACCGGGATTTTGTCGAACGCCGCTGTCGCCATGTGTGTCGTCGGTTCCTATCGCCTGTGGTTTACGTAGCCGCCGCCCGGGCCGCAGCCGCCTTGGCCGTCGATCTACCGGAAAGTTCGTAGACATAGGCCAGGATCTCAGCCACCGCCTTGTAGAAGGTGGGCGGGATTTCCTGGCCGACTTCGCACGTCTTGAAGATCGCTTGGGCGAGCGGCTTGCGCTCGACGATCGGCACGCCGTGCTCGATGGCAATTTTGCGTATCCGCTGGGCCACGAAGCCCGCGCCCTTGGCCACCACCTTCGGGGCTGACATGGTGTCCGGATCGTACTTGAGGGCGATGGCCAGTTCCGTCGGGTTGGTCACCACCACGTCGGCCCTGGGCACGGCCATCTGCATCCGCTGCATGGCGAGCTGACGGGCCACGCGACGGCGGCGTTCGCGGACCAGCGGGTCGCCTTCCTGACGCCGCATTTCCTCCTTGACCTCCTGCTTGGTCATCCGCAGGCTCTGCTCGTGGCGGTATTTCTGGTAGATGTAATCGATGATGGCCAGTACCAGAAGGGCCGCCGCCAGCCTCACGCCGAGCGAGTACATCAGGTCGCCCGAGAGGCTGATGATCTGCAGGAAGTCCAAGCTGCTCATGGCCACGATCTGTGGCAGCCACGACTGGATGGTCAGGAACGCCACCGTTCCGATCACCAGCACCTTGAACACGCTGATCAGCAGCCGCATCAGCGACTGCATCGAGAAAATCTTGCCGAAACCGGAGATCGGATCGATCTTCTGGATATCCGGCTTGAGCGGGTGGAAGGTAAAGAGCAGCCCCACCTGCC encodes the following:
- the flhA gene encoding flagellar biosynthesis protein FlhA, whose protein sequence is MATAAFDKIPVIGVLHRHRGLLLPLGATSLVLVILIPLPPALMDVLLSTNITVGAVILLTTIYVVHPLEFSSFPSLLLAMTLFRLVLNTASTRLILTAGERSGSAAEATAAAGHVIQAFGNFVAGGSLAVGLIIFIILVVIQFVVITKGATRISEVAARFTLDGMPGKQMAIDADLNAGLIDEPEARRRREAITREADFYGAMDGASKFVRGDAVAGIIITLVNILGGLYVGMVEYGWDVRQCMETFTKLTIGDGLVTQIPAFIISIAAGLIVTRSTATSSLGEDLLGQLTAKPVALAIAAGFLGMLALTPLPKLPLLMLGGSCAGLAWLLARTKKVEVARQAAAVAKAKPETRQEPVETLLNVDPMELEVGYGLIRLVDKSQGGDLLDRISMIRRQMAIELGLIIPPIRIRDNMQLDANDYAIKLRGVEIARGSAFPGQFLAIDSGAVRERIGGEPTQEPAFGLPAVWITEADRARAERNNYTVVPASSVIATHLTDVIKRHACELVTRDEARKLLDGLKEKCPAVIEEVVGPVLKLGDVQKVLQNLLRERVPIRDLQTILETLGDWGNKTKDLEILTEYVRNALARTICAQVQDRDNTVNCLTLDPALEDTVNAHVERTDAGSYLTLPPSQTNAIVAAVREEVDKHSAVQQMILLCSPQIRLHLRRLIESALPNTPVLAFNEIVRDVQLKSHGVVSMNVSAAT
- the flhB gene encoding flagellar biosynthesis protein FlhB; protein product: MPPEDAGEKTEAPTPRRRQQARERGQVAKSQDLTAAVALLGAMAALKIAAPGLLHDLAGLMQLLLGYRGPDLVSIDSMMTFGEFAAHVLVWTAGPLCLAFLFVALIVTLGQVGLLFTFHPLKPDIQKIDPISGFGKIFSMQSLMRLLISVFKVLVIGTVAFLTIQSWLPQIVAMSSLDFLQIISLSGDLMYSLGVRLAAALLVLAIIDYIYQKYRHEQSLRMTKQEVKEEMRRQEGDPLVRERRRRVARQLAMQRMQMAVPRADVVVTNPTELAIALKYDPDTMSAPKVVAKGAGFVAQRIRKIAIEHGVPIVERKPLAQAIFKTCEVGQEIPPTFYKAVAEILAYVYELSGRSTAKAAAARAAAT